The window GTGCAGTGCCGGGATCGTGGCGCGAAAGTACCTGCGGACCAGCGATTTCCGCGCGTCGAGCACTACCCGTTCACCGACCGTACCGAGCAGGATCCACTCCACGCACAGCACCGACGCGCTCAGGATCGACAGCCCCGCCAGGGTGGCCACGGGCGCCACCAGGGACGCACCGGTCCCCAGCGCGTCGAGTACCCACTTGGTGATCATCGGCATCGCCAGGCCCGCCGTCGCGCTGAGCAGTGCCAGCACCAGTCCGATCGCGAGCACACCACGGTGCGGCGCGATGAACGACCACAACAGACGGAGCCGGGCGAAGCGCGGCTGCGAATTCTTCATGTTCTCGACGGTAGGTACCGAATCGCGAATTCGACAGCGCGCCAGCAAACTTCCAGCCATACGGCCGACGCGATGCACCCAGGTGGCGGACTGCGACCCGCCATCCGGCGGGTCGAAGTCTTTCAGAGTTGCATCGCGTCACCGTAGACGGTGATGTTGTTGTCGGCGGTCGGCGTGGAGATCGCCGCGGTGGCGAAGGAACGCAGCGTGACCGGACCGGCACAGGCGTCGACCTTGACCGTGACCTGTTCGGCGGTGATCGAGGCCCTGGACTCCGACCAGGGCTTCTCGCCCAGGGTGATGGTCGTGATGGACCCGGGTTTGAGCGAGGTGGAGATATTCGGAGTCACCGAGGCCGTGACGCCGGCATTGGGCGGTTTCATGATGGATACGCCGGCGTTCGCGCCGAGCGTGGCACCGACACCCAGATTCAAGCCGCTGGAAACATCGACAGCGCAACCGATTTGATAACCCACGGTGATGGTGCCGCTGGTCACCCGCGGCCCGCTTTTGCCGGTGACCTCGGCCGTGGCCTTGACCGACACGAAACCCTCACGGCTGACCGGGGAATTCACCAGACCGGGTGAGCGGTCCAGGTTCTCACCGGATTTGGTGATTGTCAGCGTCCGGCCGTCATCGGTCACGGTCTCCCGCGATCTATCCGCCACCGGCTCTGCACCGGCGGTTCCAGCGCCGATCACAATGGTGCTCAGCAAAATTCCGGCACTCGCCCATGCGGCCCCTGTATTCGTTGCCATTCCGATCACATGTCACCTTCAGAAGCCCCTCTGGTCCGACCAGCGAACGG of the Nocardia sp. XZ_19_385 genome contains:
- a CDS encoding MspA family porin, with product MATNTGAAWASAGILLSTIVIGAGTAGAEPVADRSRETVTDDGRTLTITKSGENLDRSPGLVNSPVSREGFVSVKATAEVTGKSGPRVTSGTITVGYQIGCAVDVSSGLNLGVGATLGANAGVSIMKPPNAGVTASVTPNISTSLKPGSITTITLGEKPWSESRASITAEQVTVKVDACAGPVTLRSFATAAISTPTADNNITVYGDAMQL